A region from the Geotrypetes seraphini chromosome 10, aGeoSer1.1, whole genome shotgun sequence genome encodes:
- the LOC117367899 gene encoding meteorin-like protein translates to MAGNKKPRGNLLWPLLLLILGNLNPRCAADHCSWRGSGLNAEPWSRTVEQVRLRCTEGSLEWLYPARALRVLLEPNLAAGPTTVCIKPARGFKGANVYLERAGRLQLLVNEADEAHLQLVHCFGSEQPQHVALFLQASPQLDLGRRMVAFQYELLSGRVEAQKHQQIALAEAMCQPCDNTQLLMAICSSDFVVRGSIKSVTHDSEHQMSQVEVSAKQVYRQKNRVFQQDEVSLEWTGPIKTLLQCRVKKGDGDFLFTGNEHFGDVWLGCAPRFKDFTAIYQAAREQGTNPCEFQLN, encoded by the exons ATGGCAGGAAACAAGAAGCCCCGGGGCAACCTGCTCTGGCCTCTGCTGCTGCTGATTCTGGGCAACCTAAACCCCAGATGTGCCGCCGACCAttgcagctggagaggcag TGGTTTGAACGCCGAGCCTTGGTCACGCACAGTGGAGCAGGTGCGCCTGCGCTGCACCGAGGGCTCGCTGGAGTGGCTGTACCCAGCGCGTGCCCTGCGCGTGCTCCTCGAGCCCAACCTGGCTGCGGGCCCCACCACTGTGTGCATCAAGCCGGCGCGTGGTTTCAAGGGCGCGAACGTCTACCTGGAGCGCGCAGGCCGGCTGCAGTTGCTGGTGAACGAGGCCGATGAGGCTCACCTGCAGCTCGTGCATTGCTTCGGTTCTGAGCAGCCACAGCACGTCGCCCTCTTCCTGCAGGCCAGCCCACAGTTGGATCTCGGCCGCAGAATGGTTGCCTTCCAATATGAGCTGCTCAGTGGGCGGGTCGAGGCACAGAAACACCAGCAAATTGCCCTGGCAGAAG CTATGTGCCAACCGTGCGACAATACACAGCTTTTAATGGCTATTTGTAGCAGTGACTTTG TGGTGAGAGGGTCTATCAAAAGTGTCACTCACGACTCCGAACATCAAATGTCTCAAGTGGAAGTCAGCGCAAAGCAGGTTTACAGGCAGAAGAACAGGGTTTTTCAGCAGGATGAAGTAAGCCTCGAGTGGACAGGACCCATTAAAACCCTGCTGCAGTGTAGAGTGAAGAAAGGGGACGGAGATTTTCTCTTCACCGGCAATGAACATTTTGGAGACGTCTGGCTAGGATGCGCGCCTAGATTCAAGGACTTCACAGCTA